One genomic window of Cyprinus carpio isolate SPL01 chromosome B8, ASM1834038v1, whole genome shotgun sequence includes the following:
- the adamts13 gene encoding A disintegrin and metalloproteinase with thrombospondin motifs 13 isoform X1, translating to MWTNMGALTWLFLVPSLLKTTALLISQCTLQKDFLESLKPQDLFYYFDTISIKSVPHFELVWVNCSRNESFRGLWRCSFHSEEESFELGQHRDEQPVSCPMSLEMVINSTVSVVKKREDMCCEQLKLLRPAHTRTLLPICHGKLQGLIQSGEKRLYIRPVLQKHIEHLKDLPSGVPHLLLTHTLPVRTRLKQPKSQFRLRRTPLGSEVTHLELAVVVGPDVYDVHSQDTERYILTNLNIASELLRDVTLGANIRVHLVRMVILTEPKPDIQISENITSSLKSVCEWGQRVNPDADTDPLHADLLLYITRFDLVLPNGNKLVRGVTQLGGVCSTQWNCVITEDTGFDLGITIAHEIGHSFGINHDGIDNTCSSSGFMMASDGGYNSVDLTWSQCSRAQLQNFFSAGKAECVKDVPVLGGSVQDWRPGLFYGVDDQCRIAFGSSATACSFTNGDMATCRVLSCHINPRDRSSCTRLLVPLLDGTECGPSQWCLKGRCVSPSSLGSSIMVHGSWSSWSEFSPCSRTCGGGITYRRRQCNNPRPAFGGTVCKGQDTEAELCNRQSCESTQLEFMSQQCSATDQKLLSVSPDSSSVYTWIPAVGYSSGDAQCKLMCRSREQDFMVSRGSQFIDGTRCEAAHTAPRGSISACLGGKCQLFGCDGVMHSGKVADVCGVCGGNGSTCKFISNTYSGGEAGEYVTFLSLPLNASQVHVINTKPVFTHLAVLLNDKYVVSGDGSPGLSITYPSPLEKSPLIYNLYLTPDHLPQTEELTISGPVTDKIHIQVFRKYGQEYGDLTTPNISYQYYSSEAVSAERAAKGRWSTVISVCSVTCGTGIQKISQHCVDVLTLERLEDELCRSSPQAPDQLQPCFQTDCPPSWEVGEFGPCSAPCGVGEQGRSVTCVQKQGTVKVELPDSDCALDSKPQTTETCNPQICPARWQVSEPGECSAVCGPGEAQRTVSCVRSHHGSDSEVDQNLCSEPKPTERVPCVVDVCPVGWDSQREQIHTDSHVMPRSRMLPVYVWSPVIGQCSKTCGNGSQQVWFSCVDHQSRLEVPEFLCDRTSKPEMYTQPCSPSKCPATWRYMQGPCSASCGGGVAKRVLYCSQRMEGADRNRDLVVGESACQSVTRPSEVVECNTEACPARWQAGQQGDCSVSCGMGVAVRSVRCVQYEGGIERVVEEDRCDPGIKPPITAPCFTQVCSFHWDVHEWSECSVSCGDGIQSRTVSCIGPSSPLPVSPFLCLHLPKPITIQACYSPDCSSAQTSTPEPNSTHIQSEPRREEGTQRTTPAPAVRMTKMRKSFSATAAPADVMNSTISMTTEPPQTSVCGRLLLQDSGTIDLRNVTQMRCIFAIGRPLDEVIQIKILSSTLNCRQKENIALYDRLILMRLCERMSGKTLKSRSNVLLVRQSRLAPGNGVLLYYQSVKNKKSHHGECDVQLFSPSGLIENPIKSAATAASNTQSCRVFIDAPPAFRIQIRALSVLNNTDTNFTYILIRDVDALKTTIFRGTQLFLWSSSGSRAEVEFHGEYQQIKGTFRAEYSYINPSEEQPV from the exons ATGTGGACAAACATGGGAGCTCTGACCTGGCTCTTTCTGGTTCCAAGTTTGTTAAAAACAACAGCTCTACTGATTTCACAATGCACTTTGCAGAAG GATTTTTTAGAATCACTGAAACctcaagatttattttattattttgataccATTTCTATTAAATCAG TGCCTCACTTTGAGCTGGTGTGGGTGAATTGCTCAAGGAATGAGTCTTTCAGAGGGCTGTGGAGGTGCTCGTTTCACAGCGAAGAAGAGAGCTTTGAGCTGGGCCAACACAGAGATGAACAACCTGTGTCCTGTCCCATGAGTCTGGAGATGGTGATCAACTCAACAGTGAGTGTGGTGAAGAAAAGGGAGGATATGTGCTGCGAGCAGCTGAAGTTACTGAGACCAGCACATACGAGAACTCTTCTCCCCATCTGCCATGGCAAATTA CAAGGTCTGATTCAGTCAGGGGAGAAGAGGCTGTATATTCGCCCGGTGCTTCAAAAACACATAGAACATCTGAAGGATTTACCTTCTGGTGTACCTCACCTGCTGTTGACCCACACATTACCAGTGAGGACACGTCTTAAACAGCCTAAAA GTCAGTTCAGGTTGCGGCGAACACctctggggtcagaggtcacacatCTGGAGCTAGCAGTGGTGGTGGGTCCAGATGTCTATGATGTTCATTCGCAGGACACTGAGAGATACATCCTAACCAACCTCAACatc GCCTCTGAGCTTCTGAGAGATGTCACTCTCGGCGCCAATATAAGAGTTCATCTTGTTCGTATGGTCATTCTCACAGAGCCGAAg CCAGACATCCAGATCTCTGAAAACATCACCTCCTCTctaaaaagtgtgtgtgagtggggtcAGAGGGTCAACCCTGATGCTGACACTGACCCTTTGCACGCAGATCTGCTGTTATACATTACCAG GTTTGATCTGGTGTTACCCAATGGGAATAAGCTTGTGAGAGGTGTGACCCAGCTGGGCGGAGTCTGTTCCACTCAGTGGAACTGTGTGATTACAGAAGATACCGGTTTTGATCTTGGCATCACCATTGCTCATGAGATTGGTCACAG ttttgGCATAAATCATGATGGAATAGACAACACATGCAGCTCCAGTGGCTTTATGATGGCATCTGACGGAGGTTATAACAGTGTCGATCTCACCTGGTCCCAGTGCAGCAGAGCTCAGCTCCAAAACTTCTTCAG TGCTGGGAAGGCGGAGTGTGTGAAGGATGTGCCGGTGCTGGGTGGATCAGTGCAGGACTGGAGGCCTGGTCTCTTCTATGGAGTGGACGATCAGTGTCGTATAGCGTTTGGCAGCTCGGCTACTGCTTGCTCTTTCACTAATGGTGACATG GCAACCTGTCGTGTTTTGTCCTGCCATATCAACCCTCGTGACCGCAGCTCATGCACTCGTCTCCTCGTTCCACTCTTGGACGGGACGGAGTGTGGGCCCAGTCAG TGGTGTTTGAAGGGCCGGTGTGTGTCTCCTTCTTCTTTGGGTTCCTCCATAATGGTTCATGGCTCTTGGTCTTCATGGTCTGAATTCTCTCCCTGCTCACGTACATGTGGAGGAGGAATCACTTACCGAAGGAGACAGTGCAACAACCCCAG GCCAGCCTTTGGTGGGACCGTCTGTAAAGGACAGGACACAGAAGCTGAACTTTGTAATCGGCAG TCCTGTGAGTCGACTCAGCTGGAGTTCATGTCTCAGCAGTGCTCAGCCACAGACCAGAAGCTTCTGTCAGTGTCTCCAGACTCCAGCTCAGTCTACACCTGGATCCCTGCTGTCGGCTACAGCTCAG GTGATGCTCAGTGTAAACTGATGTGTCGCTCACGTGAGCAGGACTTCATGGTTAGTCGTGGGTCTCAGTTCATCGATGGGACGCGGTGTGAAGCTGCACATACTGCACCACGTGGTTCCATTTCTGCCTGTCTGGGTGGAAAGTGCCAG CTTTTTGGGTGTGATGgagtaatgcattctgggaaggTTGCGgatgtgtgtggggtgtgtgggggCAATGGCTCCACCTGTAAGTTCATCTCAAACACCTATTCAGGCGGAGAGGCTGGAG AGTATGTCACATTCCTCAGCCTTCCTCTGAACGCCTCTCAGGTTCATGTGATTAACACCAAGCCAGTTTTTACACACCTTG CGGtgttattaaatgataaatatgtgGTGTCTGGAGATGGAAGCCCAGGCCTGAGCATCACATACCCCTCACCTCTGGAGAAAAGCCCCTTAATCTATAACCTGTACCTCACACCTGACCACCTGCCTCAAACTGAAGAGCTCACTATCTCTGGACCAGTCACAGACAAAATCCACATACAG gtgTTTCGTAAATACGGGCAAGAGTATGGAGACCTTACCACCCCAAACATCTCATACCAGTACTATTCGTCTGAAGCTGTTTCAGCGGAGAGAGCTGCTAAAGGCAGATGGTCCACTGTCATATCTGTCTGCTCAGTGACCTGCGGCACAG GCATCCAGAAAATCAGTCAGCACTGTGTGGATGTGCTCACACTGGAGCGTCTGGAAGATGAGCTCTGCAGATCATCCCCGCAAGCACCAGATCAGCTGCAGCCCTGCTTCCAGACCGACTGCCCACCCAG ctgGGAGGTGGGTGAGTTTGGACCCTGCAGCGCCCCCTGTGGTGTGGGAGAGCAGGGGCGCTCTGTCACATGTGTCCAGAAGCAGGGTACAGTGAAAGTGGAGCTGCCTGACTCGGACTGTGCACTTGACTCGAAACCCCAAACCACTGAGACCTGCAACCCCCAAATCTGTCCTGCCAG atgGCAGGTGTCTGAGCCTGGCGAGTGTTCGGCTGTGTGTGGACCCGGGGAGGCTCAGAGAACAGTGTCGTGTGTACGCTCCCATCATGGATCTGATTCTGAGGTTGACCAAAACCTGTGCTCTGAACCCAAACCCACAGAACGCGTTCCCTGTGTGGTGGACGTTTGTCCTGTCGGCTGGGATTCCCAAAGAGAG CAGATCCATACGGACTCCCATGTAATGCCCCGCTCCAGAATGCTTCCGGTTTATGTTTGGAGTCCAGTGATTGGCCAGTGCTCAAAGACCTGTGGGAATG GATCTCAGCAGGTTTGGTTCTCTTGTGTGGATCACCAATCACGCCTAGAAGTCCCAGAGTTCCTTTGTGATCGAACCAGTAAACCAGAGATGTACACCCAGCCCTGTAGCCCATCAAAATGTCCTGCTAC GTGGCGCTACATGCAGGGCCCGTGCAGTGCGTCTTGTGGAGGTGGTGTAGCGAAGAGAGTCCTGTACTGTTCCCAGAGGATGGAGGGAGCAGACAGAAACAGGGATCTGGTGGTGGGAGAATCTGCTTGTCAGTCTGTGACCAGACCTTCAGAGGTAGTGGAGTGTAATACTGAAGCCTGTCCAGCCAG GTGGCAGGCAGGACAGCAGGGCGACTGTTCGGTGTCGTGCGGGATGGGTGTAGCTGTCAGGAGTGTGCGCTGTGTTCAGTACGAAGGAGGTATAGAGAGGGTTGTGGAGGAGGACCGGTGTGACCCAGGAATCAAGCCTCCCATCACTGCACCATGCTTCACACAAGTCTGTTCGTTCCACTGGGACGTGCATGAGTGGAGTGAG TGTTCAGTCTCATGTGGTGATGGGATCCAGTCTCGGACCGTGTCCTGCATAGGCCCATCCAGCCCTCTTCCTGTCAGTCCCTTCCTTTGCCTCCACTTACCCAAACCCATCACCATCCAGGCCTGCTATAGTCCTGACTGTTCCTCAGCTCAGACCTCCACACCAGAGCCCAACAGCACTCACATACAGTCAGAGCCCCGGAGAGAAGAGGGGACACAGAGAACCACACCAGCTCCAGCTGTCAGAATGACGAAGATGAGGAAGAGTTTCTCAGCCACTGCAGCTCCAGCAGATGTGATGAACAGCACCATAAGCATGACAACAGAACCACCACAGACCA GTGTATGTGGACGACTTCTGCTTCAAGACTCAGGAACTATTGATCTGCGCAACGTCACTCAGATGAGGTGTATTTTTGCTATTGGTCGACCTCTTGATGAGGTCATTCAGATCAAAATCCTATCCAGCACTCTTAACTGCCGGCAGA AGGAGAACATCGCCCTGTATGACAGACTCATCCTGATGCGGCTCTGTGAGAGGATGAGCGGTAAAACGCTGAAATCAAGATCAAATGTGCTGCTGGTGCGTCAGAGCCGCCTGGCCCCCGGGAATGGAGTGCTGCTATATTACCagagtgtaaaaaacaaaaaaagccacCATGGAG AGTGTGATGTTCAGCTGTTCTCTCCGTCTGGACTCATTGAGAATCCAATCAAGAGCGCAGCCACCGCCGCCTCTAACACTCAGAGCTGTCGCGTGTTCATCGACGCTCCGCCTGCTTTCAGGATTCAGATCAGAGCGCTTTCTGTGCTCAACAACACCGATACAAACTTCACATACATACTG
- the adamts13 gene encoding A disintegrin and metalloproteinase with thrombospondin motifs 13 isoform X2, whose translation MWTNMGALTWLFLVPSLLKTTALLISQCTLQKDFLESLKPQDLFYYFDTISIKSVPHFELVWVNCSRNESFRGLWRCSFHSEEESFELGQHRDEQPVSCPMSLEMVINSTVSVVKKREDMCCEQLKLLRPAHTRTLLPICHGKLQGLIQSGEKRLYIRPVLQKHIEHLKDLPSGVPHLLLTHTLPVRTRLKQPKSQFRLRRTPLGSEVTHLELAVVVGPDVYDVHSQDTERYILTNLNIASELLRDVTLGANIRVHLVRMVILTEPKPDIQISENITSSLKSVCEWGQRVNPDADTDPLHADLLLYITRFDLVLPNGNKLVRGVTQLGGVCSTQWNCVITEDTGFDLGITIAHEIGHSFGINHDGIDNTCSSSGFMMASDGGYNSVDLTWSQCSRAQLQNFFSAGKAECVKDVPVLGGSVQDWRPGLFYGVDDQCRIAFGSSATACSFTNGDMATCRVLSCHINPRDRSSCTRLLVPLLDGTECGPSQWCLKGRCVSPSSLGSSIMVHGSWSSWSEFSPCSRTCGGGITYRRRQCNNPRPAFGGTVCKGQDTEAELCNRQSCESTQLEFMSQQCSATDQKLLSVSPDSSSVYTWIPAVGYSSGDAQCKLMCRSREQDFMVSRGSQFIDGTRCEAAHTAPRGSISACLGGKCQLFGCDGVMHSGKVADVCGVCGGNGSTCKFISNTYSGGEAGEYVTFLSLPLNASQVHVINTKPVFTHLAVLLNDKYVVSGDGSPGLSITYPSPLEKSPLIYNLYLTPDHLPQTEELTISGPVTDKIHIQVFRKYGQEYGDLTTPNISYQYYSSEAVSAERAAKGRWSTVISVCSVTCGTGIQKISQHCVDVLTLERLEDELCRSSPQAPDQLQPCFQTDCPPSWEVGEFGPCSAPCGVGEQGRSVTCVQKQGTVKVELPDSDCALDSKPQTTETCNPQICPARWQVSEPGECSAVCGPGEAQRTVSCVRSHHGSDSEVDQNLCSEPKPTERVPCVVDVCPVGWDSQREIHTDSHVMPRSRMLPVYVWSPVIGQCSKTCGNGSQQVWFSCVDHQSRLEVPEFLCDRTSKPEMYTQPCSPSKCPATWRYMQGPCSASCGGGVAKRVLYCSQRMEGADRNRDLVVGESACQSVTRPSEVVECNTEACPARWQAGQQGDCSVSCGMGVAVRSVRCVQYEGGIERVVEEDRCDPGIKPPITAPCFTQVCSFHWDVHEWSECSVSCGDGIQSRTVSCIGPSSPLPVSPFLCLHLPKPITIQACYSPDCSSAQTSTPEPNSTHIQSEPRREEGTQRTTPAPAVRMTKMRKSFSATAAPADVMNSTISMTTEPPQTSVCGRLLLQDSGTIDLRNVTQMRCIFAIGRPLDEVIQIKILSSTLNCRQKENIALYDRLILMRLCERMSGKTLKSRSNVLLVRQSRLAPGNGVLLYYQSVKNKKSHHGECDVQLFSPSGLIENPIKSAATAASNTQSCRVFIDAPPAFRIQIRALSVLNNTDTNFTYILIRDVDALKTTIFRGTQLFLWSSSGSRAEVEFHGEYQQIKGTFRAEYSYINPSEEQPV comes from the exons ATGTGGACAAACATGGGAGCTCTGACCTGGCTCTTTCTGGTTCCAAGTTTGTTAAAAACAACAGCTCTACTGATTTCACAATGCACTTTGCAGAAG GATTTTTTAGAATCACTGAAACctcaagatttattttattattttgataccATTTCTATTAAATCAG TGCCTCACTTTGAGCTGGTGTGGGTGAATTGCTCAAGGAATGAGTCTTTCAGAGGGCTGTGGAGGTGCTCGTTTCACAGCGAAGAAGAGAGCTTTGAGCTGGGCCAACACAGAGATGAACAACCTGTGTCCTGTCCCATGAGTCTGGAGATGGTGATCAACTCAACAGTGAGTGTGGTGAAGAAAAGGGAGGATATGTGCTGCGAGCAGCTGAAGTTACTGAGACCAGCACATACGAGAACTCTTCTCCCCATCTGCCATGGCAAATTA CAAGGTCTGATTCAGTCAGGGGAGAAGAGGCTGTATATTCGCCCGGTGCTTCAAAAACACATAGAACATCTGAAGGATTTACCTTCTGGTGTACCTCACCTGCTGTTGACCCACACATTACCAGTGAGGACACGTCTTAAACAGCCTAAAA GTCAGTTCAGGTTGCGGCGAACACctctggggtcagaggtcacacatCTGGAGCTAGCAGTGGTGGTGGGTCCAGATGTCTATGATGTTCATTCGCAGGACACTGAGAGATACATCCTAACCAACCTCAACatc GCCTCTGAGCTTCTGAGAGATGTCACTCTCGGCGCCAATATAAGAGTTCATCTTGTTCGTATGGTCATTCTCACAGAGCCGAAg CCAGACATCCAGATCTCTGAAAACATCACCTCCTCTctaaaaagtgtgtgtgagtggggtcAGAGGGTCAACCCTGATGCTGACACTGACCCTTTGCACGCAGATCTGCTGTTATACATTACCAG GTTTGATCTGGTGTTACCCAATGGGAATAAGCTTGTGAGAGGTGTGACCCAGCTGGGCGGAGTCTGTTCCACTCAGTGGAACTGTGTGATTACAGAAGATACCGGTTTTGATCTTGGCATCACCATTGCTCATGAGATTGGTCACAG ttttgGCATAAATCATGATGGAATAGACAACACATGCAGCTCCAGTGGCTTTATGATGGCATCTGACGGAGGTTATAACAGTGTCGATCTCACCTGGTCCCAGTGCAGCAGAGCTCAGCTCCAAAACTTCTTCAG TGCTGGGAAGGCGGAGTGTGTGAAGGATGTGCCGGTGCTGGGTGGATCAGTGCAGGACTGGAGGCCTGGTCTCTTCTATGGAGTGGACGATCAGTGTCGTATAGCGTTTGGCAGCTCGGCTACTGCTTGCTCTTTCACTAATGGTGACATG GCAACCTGTCGTGTTTTGTCCTGCCATATCAACCCTCGTGACCGCAGCTCATGCACTCGTCTCCTCGTTCCACTCTTGGACGGGACGGAGTGTGGGCCCAGTCAG TGGTGTTTGAAGGGCCGGTGTGTGTCTCCTTCTTCTTTGGGTTCCTCCATAATGGTTCATGGCTCTTGGTCTTCATGGTCTGAATTCTCTCCCTGCTCACGTACATGTGGAGGAGGAATCACTTACCGAAGGAGACAGTGCAACAACCCCAG GCCAGCCTTTGGTGGGACCGTCTGTAAAGGACAGGACACAGAAGCTGAACTTTGTAATCGGCAG TCCTGTGAGTCGACTCAGCTGGAGTTCATGTCTCAGCAGTGCTCAGCCACAGACCAGAAGCTTCTGTCAGTGTCTCCAGACTCCAGCTCAGTCTACACCTGGATCCCTGCTGTCGGCTACAGCTCAG GTGATGCTCAGTGTAAACTGATGTGTCGCTCACGTGAGCAGGACTTCATGGTTAGTCGTGGGTCTCAGTTCATCGATGGGACGCGGTGTGAAGCTGCACATACTGCACCACGTGGTTCCATTTCTGCCTGTCTGGGTGGAAAGTGCCAG CTTTTTGGGTGTGATGgagtaatgcattctgggaaggTTGCGgatgtgtgtggggtgtgtgggggCAATGGCTCCACCTGTAAGTTCATCTCAAACACCTATTCAGGCGGAGAGGCTGGAG AGTATGTCACATTCCTCAGCCTTCCTCTGAACGCCTCTCAGGTTCATGTGATTAACACCAAGCCAGTTTTTACACACCTTG CGGtgttattaaatgataaatatgtgGTGTCTGGAGATGGAAGCCCAGGCCTGAGCATCACATACCCCTCACCTCTGGAGAAAAGCCCCTTAATCTATAACCTGTACCTCACACCTGACCACCTGCCTCAAACTGAAGAGCTCACTATCTCTGGACCAGTCACAGACAAAATCCACATACAG gtgTTTCGTAAATACGGGCAAGAGTATGGAGACCTTACCACCCCAAACATCTCATACCAGTACTATTCGTCTGAAGCTGTTTCAGCGGAGAGAGCTGCTAAAGGCAGATGGTCCACTGTCATATCTGTCTGCTCAGTGACCTGCGGCACAG GCATCCAGAAAATCAGTCAGCACTGTGTGGATGTGCTCACACTGGAGCGTCTGGAAGATGAGCTCTGCAGATCATCCCCGCAAGCACCAGATCAGCTGCAGCCCTGCTTCCAGACCGACTGCCCACCCAG ctgGGAGGTGGGTGAGTTTGGACCCTGCAGCGCCCCCTGTGGTGTGGGAGAGCAGGGGCGCTCTGTCACATGTGTCCAGAAGCAGGGTACAGTGAAAGTGGAGCTGCCTGACTCGGACTGTGCACTTGACTCGAAACCCCAAACCACTGAGACCTGCAACCCCCAAATCTGTCCTGCCAG atgGCAGGTGTCTGAGCCTGGCGAGTGTTCGGCTGTGTGTGGACCCGGGGAGGCTCAGAGAACAGTGTCGTGTGTACGCTCCCATCATGGATCTGATTCTGAGGTTGACCAAAACCTGTGCTCTGAACCCAAACCCACAGAACGCGTTCCCTGTGTGGTGGACGTTTGTCCTGTCGGCTGGGATTCCCAAAGAGAG ATCCATACGGACTCCCATGTAATGCCCCGCTCCAGAATGCTTCCGGTTTATGTTTGGAGTCCAGTGATTGGCCAGTGCTCAAAGACCTGTGGGAATG GATCTCAGCAGGTTTGGTTCTCTTGTGTGGATCACCAATCACGCCTAGAAGTCCCAGAGTTCCTTTGTGATCGAACCAGTAAACCAGAGATGTACACCCAGCCCTGTAGCCCATCAAAATGTCCTGCTAC GTGGCGCTACATGCAGGGCCCGTGCAGTGCGTCTTGTGGAGGTGGTGTAGCGAAGAGAGTCCTGTACTGTTCCCAGAGGATGGAGGGAGCAGACAGAAACAGGGATCTGGTGGTGGGAGAATCTGCTTGTCAGTCTGTGACCAGACCTTCAGAGGTAGTGGAGTGTAATACTGAAGCCTGTCCAGCCAG GTGGCAGGCAGGACAGCAGGGCGACTGTTCGGTGTCGTGCGGGATGGGTGTAGCTGTCAGGAGTGTGCGCTGTGTTCAGTACGAAGGAGGTATAGAGAGGGTTGTGGAGGAGGACCGGTGTGACCCAGGAATCAAGCCTCCCATCACTGCACCATGCTTCACACAAGTCTGTTCGTTCCACTGGGACGTGCATGAGTGGAGTGAG TGTTCAGTCTCATGTGGTGATGGGATCCAGTCTCGGACCGTGTCCTGCATAGGCCCATCCAGCCCTCTTCCTGTCAGTCCCTTCCTTTGCCTCCACTTACCCAAACCCATCACCATCCAGGCCTGCTATAGTCCTGACTGTTCCTCAGCTCAGACCTCCACACCAGAGCCCAACAGCACTCACATACAGTCAGAGCCCCGGAGAGAAGAGGGGACACAGAGAACCACACCAGCTCCAGCTGTCAGAATGACGAAGATGAGGAAGAGTTTCTCAGCCACTGCAGCTCCAGCAGATGTGATGAACAGCACCATAAGCATGACAACAGAACCACCACAGACCA GTGTATGTGGACGACTTCTGCTTCAAGACTCAGGAACTATTGATCTGCGCAACGTCACTCAGATGAGGTGTATTTTTGCTATTGGTCGACCTCTTGATGAGGTCATTCAGATCAAAATCCTATCCAGCACTCTTAACTGCCGGCAGA AGGAGAACATCGCCCTGTATGACAGACTCATCCTGATGCGGCTCTGTGAGAGGATGAGCGGTAAAACGCTGAAATCAAGATCAAATGTGCTGCTGGTGCGTCAGAGCCGCCTGGCCCCCGGGAATGGAGTGCTGCTATATTACCagagtgtaaaaaacaaaaaaagccacCATGGAG AGTGTGATGTTCAGCTGTTCTCTCCGTCTGGACTCATTGAGAATCCAATCAAGAGCGCAGCCACCGCCGCCTCTAACACTCAGAGCTGTCGCGTGTTCATCGACGCTCCGCCTGCTTTCAGGATTCAGATCAGAGCGCTTTCTGTGCTCAACAACACCGATACAAACTTCACATACATACTG